One Salminus brasiliensis chromosome 5, fSalBra1.hap2, whole genome shotgun sequence DNA segment encodes these proteins:
- the psme1 gene encoding proteasome activator complex subunit 1 → MTSIDMSPASKKEVDGFTKKAIKEAEQLVSTYFPQMIAKMDSLLQASLIFEDLSALRAHLDIPIPDPAKEELKRKKKNEKEGKGGKKDNNEDKDEEEGSPPCGPIIINEKVESLIKEIKPHLQTLKENLNTVSMWVQLQIPRIEDGNNFGVAVQEKVFELLTNTRTKIEGFQAQITKYYSERGDAVAKASKQPHVGDYRQLVHELDQHQCCELRIVVLEIRNTYAVLFDVINKNYDKIKKPRGDCKALIY, encoded by the exons ATGACTTCTATAGACATGAGCCCTGCGTCAAAAAAAGAG gttGATGGATTCACAAAGAAGGCCATTAAAGAG GCAGAGCAGCTGGTCTCAACTTACTTTCCCCAGATGATTGCCAAGATGGACAGCTTGttacag GCCTCCCTGATTTTCGAGGACCTTTCTGCTCTCAGGGCTCATTTGGACATCCCTATCCCAGACCCCGCTAAAGAGGAActtaagagaaagaagaaaaatgag AAAGAAGGTAAGGGCGGAAAGAAAGACAACAATGAAGATAAAGATGAGGAGGAAG GAAGTCCTCCCTGTGGGCCAATTATCATTAATGAGAAAGTAGAGAGTCTCATCAAAGAAATTAAGCCTCATCTTCAGACACTGAAAGAAAATCTTAACACA GTGTCAATGTGGGTACAGCTACAGATCCCCAGGATTGAGGATGGGAACAACTTTGGTGTGGCTGTACAG GAGAAGGTGTTTGAGCTACTCACCAACACACGCACCAAGATTGAAGGATTCCAGGCACAGATCACAAA GTATTACAGTGAGAGGGGAGATGCTGTAGCCAAGGCCTCCAAACAACCACATGTG GGAGATTACAGGCAGCTTGTTCATGAGTTGGATCAACACCAGTGTTGTGAACTACGCATAGTGGTTCTGGAGATCCGCAACACATAT gCTGTGTTGTTTGATGTCATTAACAAGAACTATGACAAGATTAAGAAACCCAGAGGAGACTGCAAAGCTCTtatttactga